One Brachyspira pilosicoli P43/6/78 genomic window carries:
- a CDS encoding flavodoxin domain-containing protein, with protein sequence MNKKIAIVVWSKTGNTRLMANALKEGIELQKCQADMFKAYNFDRNKAEEYSIIALGCPAMGAETLEDSEFLPMYNDIKSVLKNKRVFFFGSYSWGDGKWMRDWVEDAKNNDINLFREPIIAKEKPTDDILLKMKEVGADLSRD encoded by the coding sequence ATGAATAAAAAAATAGCTATAGTTGTCTGGAGTAAAACAGGTAATACTAGGCTTATGGCAAATGCTCTTAAAGAGGGTATAGAACTTCAAAAATGTCAAGCGGATATGTTTAAGGCTTATAATTTTGACAGAAATAAAGCTGAAGAATATTCGATAATCGCTTTAGGCTGTCCTGCCATGGGAGCTGAAACTTTGGAGGATAGTGAGTTTTTACCGATGTATAATGATATAAAGTCTGTTCTCAAGAATAAAAGAGTATTTTTCTTTGGTTCTTATAGTTGGGGTGATGGAAAATGGATGCGAGATTGGGTTGAGGACGCCAAAAATAATGATATTAATTTGTTTAGAGAACCTATTATAGCTAAAGAAAAACCTACAGATGATATATTATTAAAAATGAAGGAAGTAGGGGCTGATTTGTCAAGAGATTAA
- a CDS encoding tetratricopeptide repeat protein, whose protein sequence is MTVKDKIDSWFIQARLYFGLTKYASALRLYDKIIEYFYTYSGDLDNNYKEIYFARAYYKKALTLYYLNQYEKSIEFYDKAISVNPLYEKAFINKGIILAKLNAYDDALSSFNMAIEINDKSEISYFNIGIIYSKLERYQDALDYFNIAGKLGYEYAYLNVAIMLEKLGEIDNALKMYDKAIESNQYLEIVYLNKGNCLNRINKYKEAIEYFDKAIDILKSKEIKNTNKSDIDDSDMIEYNYIDDNSICERVYFSKANSLISLKEYDKALDILISVDKYKSVNIFNIISKFIYFIDIDKLINIILSQESFWIKEKEEYFYFVTRDIADKNKLKRLWILQYILLYLISVKDYDNIEEISHYTSIEVFDEMAFDKRYDKTEEANLKNYNSYLKKNKFRMTSVKNANDPKEGKVLMQLLRDNSLNVKHSKVSNFIALQTSFSRCKDSLTMYRLYGKNDNKEGTGCCLVFNKSFFDTSFNNINSSILFSFSYNKENNSYIESYEENTLPLYYVLYYNYRKNEIIFNPSESDYNSLIIDLNKNYHTLWNEGNDFYDKLKNKIGYIFNNIFDIIKSFNSEELEYSCQLLMNIQYLIKDSSFVEEQEMRIIQLLEYGSNPLHIDDNMKRSYKNYLYLFDNKALKEVILAPKVKDADFLVEKYNDRLAKATNIYNSETIKNKYRINVYVSSAPIS, encoded by the coding sequence ATGACTGTGAAAGATAAAATAGATAGTTGGTTTATTCAGGCTAGATTATATTTTGGCTTAACTAAATATGCTTCCGCTCTTAGATTATATGATAAAATTATAGAGTATTTTTATACCTACAGCGGAGATTTGGATAATAATTATAAAGAGATATATTTTGCAAGAGCTTACTACAAAAAGGCATTAACTCTATATTATTTAAATCAATACGAAAAGTCTATAGAGTTTTATGATAAGGCTATAAGTGTAAATCCTTTATATGAAAAGGCTTTTATTAATAAGGGTATAATACTTGCTAAGTTAAATGCTTATGATGATGCTTTGTCTTCTTTTAATATGGCTATAGAAATAAATGATAAATCTGAAATATCTTATTTTAATATAGGTATAATATATTCAAAATTGGAACGTTATCAAGATGCTTTAGATTATTTTAATATAGCAGGTAAGTTAGGGTATGAATATGCTTATTTAAATGTTGCTATTATGTTGGAGAAGCTTGGAGAGATAGATAACGCTCTTAAAATGTATGATAAGGCAATAGAGAGCAATCAATATTTAGAGATAGTTTATTTAAATAAAGGAAATTGTTTAAATAGAATAAATAAATATAAAGAGGCTATAGAATATTTTGATAAGGCTATAGATATTTTAAAATCAAAAGAGATAAAAAACACTAATAAATCAGATATAGATGACAGCGATATGATTGAGTATAATTATATTGATGATAATTCTATTTGTGAGAGAGTTTATTTTTCTAAGGCCAATTCTTTAATATCTTTAAAAGAATATGATAAAGCTTTGGATATTTTAATAAGTGTAGATAAATATAAGTCTGTTAATATTTTTAATATTATATCAAAGTTTATATATTTTATAGATATAGATAAACTAATAAATATTATATTAAGTCAAGAGAGCTTTTGGATAAAGGAAAAAGAAGAATATTTTTATTTTGTTACGAGAGATATTGCTGATAAAAATAAATTAAAGAGATTATGGATACTTCAGTATATACTTTTATATTTAATATCAGTAAAAGATTATGATAATATAGAAGAGATATCTCATTATACTAGTATAGAAGTATTTGATGAGATGGCTTTTGACAAAAGATATGATAAAACTGAAGAGGCTAATTTAAAAAATTATAATAGCTATCTTAAGAAAAATAAGTTTAGAATGACAAGTGTAAAAAATGCTAATGATCCTAAAGAGGGTAAAGTTTTAATGCAGCTTCTTAGAGATAATAGCTTAAATGTAAAGCATTCTAAAGTGAGTAATTTTATTGCATTACAAACTTCTTTTAGCAGATGTAAAGATTCTCTCACTATGTATAGATTATATGGTAAAAATGATAATAAAGAAGGAACAGGCTGTTGTTTAGTGTTTAATAAATCTTTTTTTGATACTTCTTTTAATAATATAAACTCTAGTATACTTTTTTCTTTTTCTTATAATAAAGAGAATAATTCTTATATAGAGTCTTATGAAGAGAATACTTTGCCATTATACTATGTGCTTTATTATAATTATAGAAAAAATGAAATAATATTTAACCCTTCAGAATCTGATTACAATTCACTTATAATAGATTTAAATAAAAATTATCATACTCTTTGGAATGAGGGGAATGATTTTTATGATAAGTTAAAAAATAAAATAGGTTATATTTTTAATAATATATTTGATATTATAAAGTCTTTTAATAGTGAAGAGTTAGAATATTCTTGTCAGCTTCTTATGAATATACAATATTTAATAAAAGATTCATCATTTGTAGAAGAGCAGGAGATGCGTATTATACAGCTTTTAGAATATGGAAGCAATCCTTTGCATATAGATGATAATATGAAACGTTCTTACAAAAATTATTTATATTTATTTGATAATAAGGCATTAAAAGAGGTAATACTTGCTCCAAAGGTTAAAGATGCTGATTTTTTGGTTGAGAAATATAATGATAGATTAGCCAAAGCCACTAATATATATAATTCAGAGACTATAAAAAATAAATATAGAATTAATGTATATGTATCTAGTGCTCCTATATCTTGA
- a CDS encoding DNA alkylation repair protein — MLNDIFEQLTKLQNSKKAKEMSAYMKNKFEFLGVDSKSRKNIENNIFKEYKKTEYIDFNFTDKCFKSKYREFQYCAIDYLSLKKKYLNKSHIEKLKEYILTKSWWDSVDGFHRIIGDIALRDESVDSILLEWSLDDNFWLRRIAICHQLLRKNNTNTNLLEEIIINNLNQNEFFINKAIGWVLRDYSKTNSKWVIDFINKHKDNMSNLSIKEASKYL, encoded by the coding sequence ATGCTAAATGATATATTTGAACAATTAACAAAATTGCAAAATAGCAAAAAAGCTAAAGAGATGTCTGCATACATGAAAAACAAATTTGAGTTTTTGGGTGTGGATTCTAAAAGCAGAAAAAATATAGAAAACAACATTTTTAAAGAATACAAAAAAACAGAATATATTGATTTTAATTTTACAGATAAATGTTTTAAGAGTAAATATAGAGAGTTTCAATATTGTGCTATTGATTATTTGAGTTTAAAGAAAAAATATTTAAATAAAAGCCATATTGAAAAATTAAAAGAATATATATTAACAAAATCATGGTGGGACAGTGTTGATGGCTTTCATAGAATAATTGGAGACATTGCTTTGAGAGATGAGAGTGTCGATTCAATATTATTAGAATGGTCTTTAGATGATAATTTTTGGCTTAGAAGAATTGCTATATGTCATCAGCTTCTAAGAAAAAATAATACAAACACTAATTTACTTGAAGAGATAATAATTAATAATTTAAATCAAAATGAGTTTTTTATAAATAAAGCTATAGGCTGGGTACTTAGAGATTACAGCAAAACTAATTCCAAATGGGTTATAGATTTTATTAATAAGCATAAAGATAATATGTCTAATTTGAGTATAAAAGAAGCGAGTAAATATTTATAA
- a CDS encoding B12-binding domain-containing radical SAM protein: MNKINRIYIGYPPFESDRGVALLSQNRQFQWFKSPTYIYPVVPATAATMIKNAGYKVDFIDAIARNMTTKEWYEYLDSNTPDLLFFEVKTPVIYKAWKIVDDLKAKYKNMIVVIAGDHVTAMPDETMNNCKVDYLLTGGDYDFLLLNLIEYLNGKTQLEKGIYYRENETIKNTGFFELRHDLKSLPFIDRDLTEWKRYAYDNGNFKRIPGTYIMAGRDCWHHRCTFCSWTGIYTNFRARTAENVVDEVDFLYNKYNIREIMDDTGCFPVKKWLNDFCNLMIDKKLNKKVNIDCNMRFGACNEDEYRLMKKAGFRFLLFGLESASQNTLDRLIKGNKVEEILPSCKAASDAGLSPHITVMLGYPWETEEDIEKTYELTKKLLLKGYAKTMQATIIIPYPGTELFNQCKRENWLTTENWEDYDMRTAIMKTDVGEEKIKSWIQKLYNLSFTPQFLMHKVLSIRDLDDIKYYLRAFKKVSKGHLKDFE; the protein is encoded by the coding sequence ATGAATAAAATAAACAGAATATATATAGGCTATCCTCCATTTGAAAGCGATAGGGGAGTGGCATTGCTTTCACAAAACAGACAATTTCAATGGTTCAAAAGCCCAACATATATTTATCCTGTTGTGCCTGCCACTGCTGCAACTATGATAAAAAATGCAGGCTATAAAGTAGATTTTATTGATGCTATTGCAAGAAATATGACTACTAAAGAATGGTATGAGTATTTGGATTCTAATACACCTGATTTATTATTTTTTGAAGTAAAGACACCTGTTATATATAAAGCTTGGAAAATAGTTGATGATTTAAAAGCAAAATACAAAAATATGATTGTTGTTATTGCAGGAGACCATGTTACTGCTATGCCTGATGAGACTATGAATAACTGTAAGGTTGATTATTTGCTTACAGGCGGCGATTATGACTTTTTGCTTTTAAACTTGATTGAATATTTAAACGGAAAAACACAATTAGAAAAAGGCATATACTATAGAGAAAATGAAACTATAAAAAATACAGGTTTCTTTGAATTAAGACATGATTTAAAAAGTCTACCGTTTATAGACAGAGATTTAACAGAGTGGAAAAGGTATGCTTATGACAATGGAAACTTCAAACGCATTCCTGGTACTTATATAATGGCTGGGCGTGACTGCTGGCATCATAGATGTACTTTTTGTTCTTGGACTGGTATATATACAAACTTCCGTGCGAGAACCGCTGAGAATGTAGTTGATGAAGTGGATTTTCTTTACAATAAATACAATATAAGAGAGATAATGGACGACACTGGTTGTTTTCCTGTAAAGAAATGGCTTAATGATTTTTGTAATCTTATGATAGACAAAAAGCTAAATAAAAAAGTTAATATAGACTGTAATATGCGTTTCGGTGCTTGTAATGAAGATGAATACAGACTTATGAAAAAGGCAGGGTTTAGATTCTTGTTGTTTGGTTTAGAATCAGCAAGTCAAAATACATTAGACAGACTCATAAAAGGCAATAAAGTTGAAGAGATACTTCCTTCCTGTAAAGCAGCATCTGATGCAGGGTTATCTCCTCATATCACAGTAATGCTTGGATATCCTTGGGAAACTGAAGAAGATATTGAGAAAACTTATGAGCTTACTAAAAAACTTCTTCTAAAAGGTTATGCTAAAACTATGCAGGCGACAATTATAATTCCATATCCTGGTACAGAATTATTTAATCAATGTAAAAGAGAAAATTGGCTTACCACAGAAAATTGGGAAGATTATGATATGCGTACTGCTATAATGAAAACAGATGTCGGCGAAGAGAAAATAAAATCTTGGATACAAAAGCTTTATAATTTAAGTTTTACCCCTCAGTTTTTAATGCATAAAGTATTGTCTATTAGAGATTTAGACGATATAAAATATTACTTAAGAGCATTTAAAAAGGTCTCAAAAGGCCACTTAAAAGATTTTGAATAA
- a CDS encoding cupin domain-containing protein, which translates to MPNFINNIDYKKVLSLKDTVEINSALTLVDRDNLAIKILSVDKDRSIPTHSSTGDVLVITIDGKFEMTIENDAYVLSEGESILIPANAKHSLKAIESFKVVVIQVKP; encoded by the coding sequence ATGCCAAATTTTATTAATAATATAGATTATAAAAAAGTATTATCATTAAAAGATACTGTAGAGATTAACTCTGCATTAACTTTGGTTGATAGAGATAATTTAGCAATAAAAATACTTTCTGTAGATAAAGATAGAAGCATACCAACTCATAGCAGCACAGGTGATGTGTTGGTTATCACTATAGACGGTAAGTTTGAGATGACTATAGAAAATGATGCTTATGTATTGTCTGAGGGAGAATCTATTTTAATACCTGCTAATGCTAAACATTCATTAAAGGCAATAGAATCTTTTAAGGTAGTTGTTATACAGGTGAAGCCATAA
- a CDS encoding metallophosphoesterase, giving the protein MIKNIFNKKRKVIIFLLFIILLFCLYMFYFSRSLRVRYIELEFDDLPYSFEGTKVAFAADMHAGLYIPISHVKKMSDIIRENNPDLILFAGDYIYSAPRWFHYYNSNNVQKLDEGIKDLNAKFGKYSVMGNHDNWESTTDVSNCLIKNGFKTIDNNIVFITNEAGDYISIGGVGDFLTDKVEFDSATKGVETNNFHIMLSHEPLFPLKIAREGGYNKLIDFFLAGHTHGFQISFMPIKLIEFINKNREYPLMSIYGKMKAYNTKIYVTSGVGVVLLPFRFFAYPEVVIITLKRKR; this is encoded by the coding sequence ATGATAAAGAATATATTTAATAAAAAGAGAAAAGTTATAATATTTTTATTATTTATAATATTACTTTTTTGTTTGTATATGTTTTATTTTTCAAGGTCTTTGAGGGTAAGATATATTGAATTAGAGTTTGATGATTTACCTTATAGCTTTGAAGGTACAAAAGTGGCATTTGCGGCAGATATGCATGCTGGGCTTTATATACCAATTTCTCATGTAAAAAAAATGTCTGATATTATAAGAGAAAATAATCCTGATTTAATATTATTTGCTGGAGATTATATTTACAGTGCTCCGAGGTGGTTTCATTATTATAATTCTAATAATGTTCAAAAGCTCGATGAAGGAATAAAAGATTTAAATGCTAAGTTTGGAAAATATTCTGTTATGGGCAATCATGATAATTGGGAGAGTACTACTGATGTATCTAATTGTTTAATAAAAAATGGTTTTAAAACTATAGATAATAATATAGTATTTATCACAAATGAAGCAGGAGATTATATTTCTATAGGAGGAGTAGGAGATTTTTTAACAGATAAAGTTGAGTTTGATAGTGCAACTAAAGGAGTTGAAACTAATAATTTCCATATTATGTTATCTCATGAACCTCTTTTCCCATTAAAAATTGCTAGAGAAGGTGGATACAATAAGTTAATAGATTTTTTTCTTGCTGGGCATACTCATGGATTTCAAATAAGTTTTATGCCTATAAAATTGATAGAGTTTATAAACAAAAATAGAGAATATCCTTTAATGAGTATATATGGTAAAATGAAAGCATATAATACAAAAATATATGTTACATCTGGGGTTGGGGTAGTGTTGCTTCCTTTTAGATTTTTTGCTTATCCTGAAGTAGTTATTATTACATTGAAAAGAAAAAGATAA
- a CDS encoding lipoprotein ABC transporter permease: MNTNYMAVRDEAPPEYFIYNYKQKKDNLSKVFDEKDLSAILKYKALIISYLGEEEIILNGVEDNNIFNVNISKKNNGIIISEKTSKNLNVGIGDNVILKLITKDGHYNAEEYEVLSISDTLKYNYALVDIDNLNNFVKLDSCASEIYVKDNSLDDNIVKQIFGDDFVYYSLNEKTNNNNNLYFILAYFFILFFSFIFVNNNNLFYSVIFSIIGFILSLAAYFIIMKYILKNNFYFDKIYLIVLLVNIISVLSAKLKIYSIKKMFLESLKFSNLLILFGFIVVYVFAFVVSYDFLLEIPKKTFTYNNIYSIAKKNTSDNTFLLNGSIGDINIINNDVTRVISFPVGVVIRTGSIQSRVYAYDNLNINYNLISGEMFEGENKEIVIGKHLARYLNLKVGDSVSLIAKNSRGILDTMYFKIVGIYDIENYNIYANLKTMYDFLHLRGGDKSPYNERIIIQSKDNIYPYLNKKLKDNNLDELYIEGYDDNNNIKIFSFIFMALFLISVSLFNSFLLSVFCKASNINKNESIKKYAISFIIAIILSLILILLLYDIVFNFIIFLVIIFILSFALTLISLLGSDI; encoded by the coding sequence ATGAATACTAATTATATGGCTGTGAGAGATGAAGCACCGCCTGAATATTTTATTTATAATTACAAACAAAAAAAAGATAATCTTTCAAAAGTGTTTGATGAGAAAGATTTATCTGCTATCTTAAAATATAAAGCACTTATTATTTCTTATTTGGGTGAAGAAGAGATTATATTAAACGGTGTAGAAGATAATAATATTTTTAATGTTAATATTTCTAAAAAAAATAACGGCATTATAATAAGTGAAAAAACTTCAAAGAATTTAAATGTAGGAATTGGAGATAATGTTATATTAAAATTAATTACTAAAGATGGTCATTATAATGCTGAGGAATATGAGGTTTTAAGTATATCAGATACATTAAAATATAATTATGCTTTAGTTGATATAGATAATTTAAATAATTTTGTGAAGCTTGATAGTTGTGCTAGTGAAATATATGTAAAAGATAATAGTTTAGATGATAATATAGTTAAACAAATTTTTGGTGACGATTTTGTATATTATTCTTTAAATGAAAAAACAAATAACAATAATAATTTATATTTTATTTTAGCTTATTTCTTTATTTTATTTTTTAGTTTTATATTTGTAAATAATAATAATTTGTTTTACAGTGTGATATTTTCTATTATTGGATTTATACTTTCTTTAGCTGCTTATTTTATAATAATGAAATATATATTAAAAAATAATTTTTATTTTGATAAAATATATTTAATAGTGTTATTAGTAAATATTATTTCTGTGTTGTCTGCAAAATTAAAAATATATTCAATAAAAAAGATGTTTTTAGAGAGTTTGAAGTTTTCTAATTTATTAATTTTATTTGGTTTTATTGTAGTGTATGTTTTTGCTTTTGTAGTTTCTTATGATTTTTTATTAGAAATACCTAAAAAAACATTTACATATAATAATATATATAGTATTGCTAAAAAAAATACTTCTGATAATACTTTTTTATTGAATGGTTCTATTGGAGATATAAATATTATTAATAATGATGTTACAAGGGTTATATCATTTCCTGTTGGTGTTGTTATTAGAACTGGAAGTATTCAGTCTAGAGTATATGCTTATGATAATTTAAATATTAATTATAATCTTATATCTGGAGAGATGTTTGAAGGAGAAAACAAAGAAATTGTTATAGGCAAACATTTAGCAAGATATTTAAATCTTAAAGTAGGAGATAGTGTTTCACTTATAGCAAAAAACTCACGAGGTATTTTGGATACTATGTATTTTAAGATTGTTGGAATATATGATATAGAAAATTATAATATATATGCTAATTTAAAAACAATGTATGACTTTTTGCATCTTAGAGGCGGCGATAAATCTCCATACAATGAAAGAATAATAATACAATCAAAAGATAATATATATCCTTATTTAAATAAAAAGTTAAAAGATAATAATTTAGATGAACTTTATATAGAAGGATATGATGATAATAATAATATAAAAATATTTAGCTTTATATTTATGGCTTTATTTCTTATATCTGTTTCTTTATTTAATTCTTTTTTACTATCTGTTTTTTGTAAAGCAAGTAATATTAATAAAAATGAGTCTATTAAAAAATATGCTATATCATTTATCATTGCTATTATTTTATCATTAATATTAATTTTATTGCTTTATGATATAGTATTTAATTTTATAATATTTTTAGTAATAATTTTTATTTTGTCTTTTGCTTTAACTCTAATTTCTTTGTTAGGCAGTGATATATGA
- the metK gene encoding methionine adenosyltransferase has product MAEIKNYHFSSESVTEGHPDKICDAVSDAVLDECLKQDPNSRVACETLAKTGMLIIAGEITTKARLDYQKIARDTVRRIGYTSSDMGFDADTCAVMEAIAEQSPDIDMGVSAGKGLFNSESSNVSEGAGDQGIMFGYAINETETFMPLSIHLAHRLAERLTKVRKDKIVDYLRPDGKSQVTIEYKDGKAARIDAVVISTQHAAGVEHKQIEEDIKKHVINEICPKNMLDENTKYYINPTGSFVVGGPMGDCGLTGRKIIVDSYGGHGAHGGGAFSGKDPTKVDRSACYMARYVAKNIVASGIADRALVQFAYAIGVPEPLSVYVNTFGTCKVHDEVLAAIISKQIDLTPAGIIKTLDLRRPIYEKTTAYGHFGRELPEFTWEKTDIKHLFANPTK; this is encoded by the coding sequence ATGGCTGAGATAAAAAATTATCACTTCTCTTCTGAGTCGGTAACAGAAGGCCATCCTGATAAGATTTGCGATGCTGTAAGCGATGCAGTCTTAGACGAATGTTTAAAACAAGATCCTAATTCTAGAGTTGCATGTGAAACTTTAGCAAAAACAGGAATGCTCATCATTGCTGGAGAAATCACTACAAAAGCTAGATTGGATTATCAAAAAATCGCTAGAGATACCGTAAGGCGAATAGGATACACAAGCAGCGATATGGGTTTTGACGCTGATACTTGTGCAGTAATGGAGGCTATTGCAGAACAGTCTCCTGATATAGATATGGGTGTTAGTGCTGGTAAAGGATTATTTAATTCTGAAAGCTCAAATGTTTCTGAAGGAGCTGGCGACCAAGGTATAATGTTTGGTTATGCTATAAATGAAACTGAAACTTTTATGCCTTTAAGCATACATTTAGCTCATAGATTAGCAGAACGTTTAACAAAGGTTAGAAAAGACAAAATTGTTGACTATTTAAGACCAGATGGAAAGAGTCAGGTTACAATAGAATATAAAGACGGTAAAGCTGCTAGAATAGATGCTGTTGTTATATCTACTCAGCATGCTGCAGGAGTTGAGCATAAACAAATAGAAGAAGACATAAAAAAACATGTAATAAATGAAATATGTCCTAAAAATATGCTTGATGAAAACACAAAATATTATATTAACCCAACAGGTTCATTTGTAGTTGGCGGACCTATGGGAGACTGCGGATTAACAGGAAGAAAAATCATTGTAGACAGTTACGGCGGACATGGTGCTCATGGAGGCGGTGCTTTCTCTGGTAAAGACCCTACAAAAGTAGATAGAAGTGCTTGTTATATGGCTCGTTATGTTGCTAAAAATATTGTTGCTTCTGGTATTGCTGACAGAGCTTTAGTTCAGTTTGCTTATGCTATTGGTGTTCCTGAACCTTTATCTGTATATGTTAATACTTTTGGTACTTGCAAAGTTCATGATGAGGTATTAGCTGCTATTATTTCTAAACAAATTGACTTAACTCCAGCAGGTATAATTAAAACATTAGATTTAAGAAGACCAATATATGAAAAAACTACTGCTTATGGACACTTCGGAAGAGAGCTTCCAGAGTTCACTTGGGAAAAAACAGATATAAAACATCTATTTGCTAACCCAACAAAATAA
- a CDS encoding flavodoxin family protein has translation MKITVIHGQSHKGSTYNIAKMLYDKLEGDVTEFFLPRDFSSFCVGCNSCFKKSEKLCPHYESLQPITSAIDNADIIIFASPVYVYHVTAAMKTLLDHYGYRWMIHRPEESMFRKQVVCISTAAGGGMKETTKDIADSTFFWGVAKTYRIGFAVREVTWNDVNENIKEKIKKQIYSLANKIKKDYGNIKPSIKTKMLFYLMRKLHQKKKITENDYNYWKEKGWLDNKRPWIK, from the coding sequence ATGAAAATAACAGTAATACATGGTCAAAGCCATAAGGGCTCTACTTATAATATTGCCAAAATGCTTTATGATAAATTAGAAGGCGATGTTACAGAGTTTTTTCTTCCAAGAGATTTTAGCTCTTTTTGTGTTGGGTGTAACAGCTGTTTTAAAAAGTCAGAGAAATTATGTCCTCATTATGAATCATTACAGCCTATCACTTCGGCTATAGATAATGCTGATATAATAATATTTGCAAGCCCAGTGTATGTGTATCATGTAACAGCTGCCATGAAAACATTATTAGACCATTACGGTTATAGATGGATGATACATAGACCAGAAGAGAGTATGTTTAGAAAACAAGTTGTATGTATTTCTACTGCAGCAGGAGGCGGAATGAAAGAAACAACCAAAGATATAGCTGACAGCACATTTTTTTGGGGTGTTGCTAAAACATATAGAATTGGTTTTGCTGTGAGAGAAGTAACTTGGAATGATGTAAATGAAAATATAAAAGAAAAAATAAAAAAACAAATATATTCTTTGGCTAATAAAATAAAAAAAGATTATGGCAATATAAAGCCTTCTATAAAAACAAAGATGCTTTTTTACTTGATGAGAAAATTGCATCAAAAAAAGAAAATCACAGAAAATGATTATAACTATTGGAAAGAAAAAGGCTGGCTTGACAATAAGCGTCCTTGGATAAAATAA
- a CDS encoding 5'-methylthioadenosine/S-adenosylhomocysteine nucleosidase: MKKIFIMFFSLMLLLSCNNNSNSSENYKNIVLVQGAMDIEVDTMIASLKDVKEERYGSWSFFVGTLEGKNGLNKVIVSRTEIGLVNASAATTIGIEKYKPTVIINQGTSGGHDINLHSGDIVLGTNIINIGAFRTEKSENSIQNNWIFLDDVQRLRDENNNFITNMAFHSDSDLVNIAKTINYTNGKVVEGTIGSADQWNRELERINMIHNKYNTSAEEMETVAAAQVAKAFNIPFIGIRILSNTDLHNEDFNPETAIWCNNFTIDFIKSL; the protein is encoded by the coding sequence ATGAAAAAAATATTCATTATGTTTTTTAGTTTGATGTTATTATTATCTTGTAATAATAATTCAAACAGCAGTGAAAATTATAAAAACATAGTATTAGTTCAAGGGGCTATGGACATAGAAGTTGATACTATGATAGCAAGCTTAAAAGATGTAAAAGAAGAAAGATATGGTAGTTGGAGTTTTTTTGTCGGCACTTTGGAAGGAAAAAATGGATTAAATAAAGTAATAGTATCTAGAACAGAAATCGGACTTGTTAATGCTTCTGCTGCCACAACTATAGGTATAGAAAAATATAAACCTACTGTTATTATTAATCAAGGCACATCTGGCGGTCATGACATTAATTTGCATTCTGGCGACATTGTTTTAGGTACTAATATAATTAATATAGGAGCTTTTAGAACAGAAAAATCAGAAAATAGCATTCAGAATAATTGGATATTTTTAGATGATGTTCAAAGGCTTAGAGATGAGAATAATAATTTTATAACAAATATGGCATTTCATAGTGATAGTGATTTAGTTAATATAGCAAAAACTATAAATTACACAAACGGCAAAGTAGTTGAAGGAACTATAGGAAGTGCCGACCAATGGAATAGAGAATTAGAAAGAATAAATATGATTCATAATAAATACAACACTTCTGCTGAAGAGATGGAAACTGTAGCTGCTGCACAAGTAGCAAAGGCTTTCAATATACCTTTTATAGGAATAAGAATATTATCAAACACTGATTTGCATAATGAAGACTTTAATCCAGAAACTGCTATTTGGTGCAATAATTTCACTATAGATTTTATTAAATCATTATAA